Part of the Lolium rigidum isolate FL_2022 unplaced genomic scaffold, APGP_CSIRO_Lrig_0.1 contig_71825_1, whole genome shotgun sequence genome is shown below.
CTGATCAGGGGATCACTTGTCCAAATGCAATCCGGTCACTTTTTTGAAACCAAGACAAAAACTTTGCCTCAATCtattattaaaaatataatatcCGATCAATTAATGgaaaaccgggcaaaaaccgtTACAACATCGCATACGGACTAAACCCGAAGTCCACAAGTTCTCGAGAGCTAAGCCAGATCAATCAACTCTCCAAACCCGTTGTGGCCACAATCTCTCGAAACAAAGCTCACCACACACAAAAGAAATCCACTGAAATATGAGACCATCCATCAAGTAGTTGTGAATGCCTTTCTTGTGGCTTGCTTTTGCTCTTAAGATACTTTCTCACCTTCTTTGTTTTATCACCTGTATCCTTTCCTGACTGGAGGCGCACAATCTCTTTGCCAGATCCAGGGATAGCCGTCTCCAAattgccaagaaggtcgaaaagctCTTTTACAAAGAGAGCCTCGGAGCCAACAAAAGCAAGCGACTGACTAAGCTTTGGAGATGGTGGCATGAAAACCACCGCCGAGGGCTCAAGCAAGTACGTCCACGTCCAAATGCACCATCGATGAGGGAGAAGCCAACTCCCCACACAATTCCTCACTCTTAGAAGCAGCTGATACATGTGACTGTGGCAGCAGGCAAGCATTGTGGCTAGAGATGTGTGTTTGCTTGTCGACACCGGTTGCCGGGTCTGGCAACACCCCTGAAGAGGCTGAGGCCTCGACTCTTCAGTTAGCGGTTCTGCTTTTCTCGATGAAGGGAATATATTActctaggagtaatatcaagaagatatcaattacagcTAGCTTCTGCAATTATGCAATACCCTAGTGATAGTACGGATGCAcgcaacaaaaaataaaaaaataaaactaagaacaaAAAGTCCCGCTGCCGCCAGCcgtagcagcaacaatacatccatCACCATGACAATACATGAACTCCAGACTCTCCAAAAAGCGATGCCTCTAAGAAGGAGATAGTGCACAAGCGCCGTCACCCGATCAAAAGattttagattttcaccctgaagatagtccacgctctcaaaacaatgccttcaacaaggcacaaccagttaaagatagaccttagattttcaccttGAAAGGTAAGACTCACCTGTGCTGCCACCCCCACTAGCATATTGCTGCCGCGAAACTTAAAACACCAAGCAAGCTCCTCAACAATACATAGACTcagacctccattgctagtcctctaatccggccttcatgatattgtcCGCCTTTGATTTCACCATGTACCCGAATGTCATCTGATggaaacacagaacagagcttcacgTCGCTCCCTCCATAACCAAACGGTTGGAATAAAAGCATGTgtgtgcacgaccgaataccacccaatccatcaaactccaggcaaaagatgcactgctcCATTCaccagcggagctttccggaaatcATCACTCCAGCCAGATAAAGACGGACATGCCtcaggtaggtcttcatcttcgcataaGAGAGACCCGATGACCGCCACcattattcaggtcgggcccaGCGCCGCCGACCATCCCAGGCCGGCCGAGGCAACGCGGCGAGACACCTTGCAATCGGccgaccctccaccggcgacaaccAAGATCACGAAGAGGGAAAAGAGAAGACCGACCTAGGGCTTACACCCATCTGGTCCATCCCACCTAGCACCTCCACAGCAGCATCGCCCGCCGCCagtggccaccaccaccatcactagGACGCTACCCGGACCGCGCCCCGGTCGCTGTTCGCCGCACCGTTGATGCCCTAGGCGCGTCGCCGCTCACGACGCCAGGCGCGCCGCTCACGCCGCCGTGCATTGAGCAACCAACACGCAGTGGTACCCGGGCGAGCGCACCACACCCAACCGGGGAGGATCCTTCCCGCGCCGATCCACCACGCCAGGGGCGAGCAGGCCCTGCCACCGCCGGCAACAACCAGGCAGAGCCCGACCGCGCACCCATGGCGGCAGCaggaggaggaaggaggggtGGGGGGATGGCAGCGGCTATCtatggtgccccccccccccccccccgtcgccGTGCGGGGGCAAAAGGTGCACAAAAGTGCTATCGGATATCTGGGCTGACGAACTGTTTTTGTTTTGGTAGGTCAAGGAGAAGGACATGACCGTCCCATCGGACTGTCTTTCGCGAGAGTTCATTGGCTCAACTTGTCAATGATGGGCAAGTCCCCCGTTGGCATCCTGGTGAATGGCATAAAGGCCATTACCAACTCCTTCACATCAGTTTCCTTTGCTCATGTGAAGCGTAATCTCAATGAAGTAGTGCACACAGTTTAGCGAagtcttgttctactgttttctctagtGAGGTTTTTCATTCTGCTTCAGATTGCATCCGCAAAACTCTGTATCGAtattatttgatcaataaatcAATGTTTTCTatcaaaaaaaaagtcaaaaagGGTGTGCGTAAACACCCGTCGCACCAAAACAACGATTCCAAACAGGTGAGGTCACTCCAGAAGCGAGCTGTCCGAGATAGGATCACGCCTTTGAACAACATTATCACCTACCTACTACTGTCTGGCGGCAGCATCTTCTTCGTCAACCGTTAGTCCTGCCAAACTTCACCAAACATTGGGTTGGCTGAATTCAACTGATGGTCCACATCACATGTGACCGGACGGCTCAACCGACACTGGCATGTTTCCTGAAGAACAACTCGCCATCGCATAGCATCTGCCAACTGAACGGAGCGGTACTGACAGTGCCGAGTCAAGCAGATTCAACGAAAAAACATACTGTAACTACAATCAAACGGATTCAACTGCAATCAGAGTTTCATCACGGAGAGGGCAAGTCTTACAGATCCACACAAAGAAACAGGTTTCAATGACacaccagagagagagagagagaggggaggaggaTTTCAGCAACTAGGGCTACTAATACGGTTCTTGTTTCAGGGAAGACAAGGAAACGAGAGTCGCATTCCTTACTAATATGCAATGCACAAATTTCCTCCTTCCAGGTAAATAAACAGTGATACCACAACCACCAGTCGAGGCTGGATCACTtggccatcatcaccttgacgaaCTCCTCGTAGTTGATCTGGCCATCACCGTCCACGTCGGCCTCACGGATCATCTCGTCAACCTCTTCGTCCGTTAGCTTCTCGCCGAGGTTGGTCATGACGTGGCGGAGCTCCGCGGCCGAGATGAAGCCGTTCTGGTCCTTGTCGAACACCCGGAAGGCCTCCTTGAGCTCCTCTTCCGAGTCGGTGTCCTTCATCTTGCGAGCCATCAGGTTGAGGAACTCGGGAAAGTCGATGGTGCCGTTGCCGTCAGCATCAACCTCGTTGATCATGTCCTGGAGCTCCGCCTCGGTTGGGTTCTGCCCCAGCGAACGCATGACCGTCCCCAGCTCCTTGGTCGTGATGCAGCCTGTCCAGTACACGGCAAGAATTTTTCACATGTCCGACTAATTCAGTGATCACATATCATTATTGAGAGCGAGCgttaaacaaacaaaaaagacTTATCAGACATGCATGCATGAAGTGGCAGAAGCAACCTAAATCTGGTCCAGAAACACAACAGATAAAGCTTGCAGTGTATAGCTGTATTACACTCTTGGCCACTTGTTCAGCATGATAGGGATACCCAAGCCAGTCCGAATAACAGTAATGTAACCAACTTCACCCTAAATTAGGTTCTTGATGAAGTGACGCAGTTGATACAGAGACCAAACCAAGCTGTTACTGCAGATGTATCTAAAGACCTAAACTGAATTCTGGGCAGGTCACTACACTTGAAAAAACGAATCTGGCCAGGGCCAACAATTGCCACTTTATGAGCTCTATCAGACAGCAAACTATTCTCCTAGTTGCTAAATCAATTCATATAGCTGGATCTACTTGTTTCCCAATATAATCTATACATTCAACCCTCAGTATAATTGCAGCATATCTGCCGAATTCAAGGTACGAGCTACCGATCTAGTACGATTCAGCCGCTGTAGATGATTCTGGTCTACGCCATACGCATCTGACCAGCGCAAGCCCCAGCCCCCAGGGGGAGTTTGATTTTCTCCACATCCGGGTAGGAACTAACGCTTGGTCACATTCGGATCCGAGACGAGGTCACATCCGGCATGACGTAGAGGTGCCCCACAATCACATTCATCTGATGACGTCTCCGGAACAGCATAGTTTCCACAGCAATTACGCGAGATGGCGACCCGCGGCCGTGAATCATACGGCAGTGCAGACTACAGGAACTGGAGAGGCGCAGTGATTTGCTCCTGTTAATACGAGGAGATAAGCTCTCTACCGCCTCTGCGGAGTGATTTTACACGAGATCTTAAACATTAGTCTGGCATCCTATGCTAATCAAACAGTAGACGGCCGGCGGTCATGAGATTCACAGTCTCGTTTCGTGGGAGGCGAAGAGCGTCTAGCATGACATGGATCACGACTACCGCAGcagcaagaacaagaacaagaacgcGTGGCATCATCCTAAAACAGAAAGAAGAAAAGAGGGGAACTTTGGACTTACCATCGCCGTCCTTGTCGAATAGGCTGAAGGCCTCCTTGAACTCGGCGATCTGGTCGTCGGTGAGCTGGTCCGCCATGGTAAGCTTCTCAGGCAGGCGCTCTTCCTCGGGGCTCCTCGCGGCGAGCGCTGCACAGGGAGGAGGGGAGATCTCTTCTTTGACCGCGCGCGCAgggaggaaggaagaagaaggggaggcTGGGAGCGATTTGTGGCCTCGCGTCGGGGGAATTTTAGCGAGCTTTATACGCGGCGGCACCCCGTCCGGCCCGTTCCGCCGTCCACGCGCCCCCGGTAACGCCGCGCGGGGCCAATTGCCCGAACTGCCCCTCGCCGAGCCCGGTGCTGTTTGTCGGGCCAATCAATCATGGATTCATGGTGTGTTGTGTTGGCCACACGTGAGGGGTCGGTGCTGCGATTGATTTCTTTATGGTTCTTCGTGTTGTCACAGGCTGGGCGGGCGCCGTGTAATTTGACGTGCCAGTGTGTTTGTAAGCGATTGGCGACTGTGGTCACTGATTAACCTGCTAAATAAAGCGTCACTGATTGAGACATGGACACACGACGATGAGTCGAGACCGTCTCTACCAAGTGACGCAGCCGGTAGAACTTATCCGGTGCATCCAGACTCCAAAATCCGAAAATCGTACCCTGAAGAGCAACCAATTTAGAGCATAAAGGAAGATTTATGTGTTTTGTGGTGAAAAGAGTTAAATGTAAGTGTCCCTGAAAATACATGTATCCCGAGGTATAACTTTCCGGATACGACAACATGTTCATCATACAAGTCAATCAATTTAGAGCCTAAGGGAAAAATCATGTGTTCTGTGGTGAACAAGTTCTCGGTAAATATAAGTGTATCCGTAGGTATAactttctactccctccggtcggattaaATCGACGCGGAGGAGAGCCAAACCTAGTGTATTCCTTGTGTAAGTCCGCGTCGATTAAAGTGGTCCAGAGGTAGTACATTAGATGGCAAGATTACCTACGAGACCGAGGAAACGTTTCAGAACGTCTAAACCTTCCCATATCATGGAACGACTCGTGCGTAGATAAGAAAATAATCCCCCcacctcgaaaaaaaaaagaaaataatccCCGTGGAATCTAAGCGCTGATAAGAGTATGCTAATCTTCAGTTAAAAGTTAATCAGTGTGCGTAGTTTTTTCAGCACAGATCTATATCGACTTGAGCATCGAAGGAAAAGACAAGTATAGGCCCCAATAAAAATCTAGCCACATGCAATAGATAGATCGTCATCGGCGAAAATCTAATCTGTAGTAACAAAATCACTCATGTAATCTTCTTAATTTATAAGAAAAACATGAGATGACATGACTTAGGATTTACATATAACATGTCCTAAACATATGGATACAACACGTCTATTCATTCTCCCTCGAGAAATTTGTGTTGTCAAACTAATCTACGATCTCTAGTACATGTACCCTCGCACACACGATAGATGTAAACCATTCTCGGGGGCTAAGATATCATGCTTTGTTAATTCAAGAAAAGAGGTTATTAACTTTGTTAAAGTGACTCAACAACTTATAGATTTCATCATCATTGTTTTGTCATTCTACAAACCTTTGATGAGGTTATTAACACGTAGCTCTTTATTTGCAAACACTCAATatgtgtatttaattttttttaaatctgaatcaaaattctagagatagccaatgatgtatcCTACACTACCCCAATATAGTTATAACCGGTAGATAATGCGGCCATGGTACAAAACATCGAAACATCAAAATTCACCAAAAAATAATAGTATGATAGAAGCTTGAATTCCTCCAATATTTGAACAAGGTTTCAACTTAGTCAAGTGTCTTAAAACTGTAGGAACATTTTTTAATACTCAAAAGACTCTATTGGGCAAAAGTCTAGTTAAATTTAAAACCTAAAAAATAATGTACTTCGGACAAGCTATCAATATCAGTctattctgatttttttttcgaaatggtgaATACCCGGCCTCTGCACCAATTATGCATGCAGCCATTTATTTAAAAAGTACCACAAATTCAGTCTTTACAAATCATGGGTCTGGGAGGGTCGAATCAAAAATCAACCATCAAAGAAACCAAGTAAACCTATGCATAACCATCTTATAATCTGCTAATAGGCCGCCAAGTAGCCTCATATAAAATATCATGTGCAACCATCAGTAAACAGTTGCACTCAGTAACCATGCATGCGCGTTGATCCTCCGAGTATCCTGTACAATCTGCTAATCAACCATTAGTCTATTCTGAATAAGGTGATGTTGTAGCTTTATTATGAATCGCATATATTTAGACGTATTTTTCACTTATTTTATTTATATGTAGTCCACGTTTAAATATCCAAAACATTTTAAAAATAGGAACACTGAGAGTAGTAGTTAGTTTGGCAGGTCTTCAATGGGAGTAATCTCACGGGTCACGAATAACTGAATTCAATAGTACTGCAAACTTTTATCCAAACCATCATCACGTaacaaagccaaaaaaaaaaaaaaatcaaaacattgTCCGCAAAAGTTCACGGGGCAACTTTCTGTATTTCGATATTCCGTAAGAGCATCTCTTGCAACAACGCGATAAATTGGTGTTGTAAAATCGTGGTGCAGCACGCTGCATTCGGATCGAACGCGAGATGCCGACGACAGCTTCACCGAacgttggcacaaacaacatccaTACAGCTATACATGTTCAACAAGATCTTAAAAAGGAAAAATAACAATAAATGACTGGAAACTCCACATCGCATCCAAAATATCATAGTTTaaatgcatcacatagttcaatgCAAAGGACAACGAAGTTCAACACCACATAAAACCAAGTTCACAACATCCATGCCTCACACAAACACAGCTCAATTGTCAACACCTTCATTTTCTCCATTAGACTCTTCGACGGTGGTATTGGCATGCGTCGTTGAATCTTCGTTGGCTTGATCACTTGAAGGAGGTATTGGAGAAACAATGGAGGCCATGAAACCCCCAGCGGTGCTCCCATGCCACCGTAGCCTCCATAGCCACCCACTCCTCCAACTCCACTCATCGGTGCATCCATGCCTCCATAGCCACCAGGTTGACCTCCCATGCCGCCATAGACACCCATGCCTCCATATCCACTCATCCCTCCCATGTTCATACCTCCAAAGCCACTCATAGGTGCACTCATGCCCTTCATATAGTTTGTCAATGCTCTTTTTTGCCAACACTTCATCGCTAACAAGGTTTACATACTCCTTTTGACTTTCATCCATTGTTGAAGTGTCCTTGAAAAAGAATATTTCTCATCATCCAATAGGCGTTGATACTCTTTCTTGGCCACCTTCTGTGACTCCAATGCAACCTTCCTCTcctcgcccccaaagtgatggacataaaggtacctccagcagctgaatccaataaattccgcgaagaaaaatttagtcctgcatagaaggtttggatgatcatccaagtagtcagtccatgggttgggcaatttttaaccaaagatttcattctttcccaagcttgagcaacatgttcattatccaattgtttaaaattcattatgctactcctcaaagatataattttagcagggggataatatctaccaataaaagcatccttgcatttagtccatgaatcaatactattcttaggcagagatagcaaccaatctttagctcttcctcttaatgagaaaggaaataatttcaatttaataatatcaccatctacatccttatacttttgcatttcacatagttcaacaaaattattaagatgggcagcagcatcaacagaactaacaccagaaaattgctctctcatgacaagattcagtaaagcgaggtttaatttcaaagaattctgtctgtagtagcgaggtggagcaataggtgtgcataggaaatcattattatttgtggttgtgaagtcacacaacttagtattttcaggggtggccattttagcagtagtaaataatgcaaactagataaagtaaatgcaagtaactaatttttttgtgtttttgatatagcaaacaagatagtaaataaagtaaagctagcaactaatttttttgtgttttgatataatgcagcaaacaaagtagtaaataaaataaagcaagacaaaaacaaagtaaagagattgggaagtggagactctccttgcagcgtgtcttgatctccccggcaacggcgccagaaaaagagcttgatggcgtgtaactcacacgttcgttgggaaccccaagaggaaggtatgatgcgcacagcagcaagttttccctcgagaaagaaaccaaggtttatcgaaccgggaggagctcgatacgtctccgacgtatcgataatttcttatgttctatgccatattattgatgatacctacatgttttatgcacactttatgtcatattagtgcattttactggaactaacctattaacaagatgccgaagtgccggttctgttttctgcactgtttttggtttcagaaatcctagtaacgaaatattctcggaattggacgaaacgaagacccggggccctatttttccacggagcttccggaagaccgaagaacacacgaagtggggccacgaggtggccaggctatagggcggcgcggcccaagccccggccgcgccgacctatagcgtgggcccctcgtgacgccccttgacctgcccttccgcctacttaaagcctccgtcgcgaaacccccgaggcgaaaaaccacgatacggaaaaccttgcgagacgccgtcgccgccgatcccatctcgggggattacggagatctcctccggcaccctgccggagaggggattcatctcccggaggactctacaccgccatggtcgcctcggagtgatgagtgagtagttcacccctggactatgggtccatagcggtagctagatggttgtcttctcctcattgtgcttcattgttggatcttgtgagctgcctaacatgatcaacatcatctatctgtaattctatatgttgtgtttgtcgggatccgatggatagagaataccatgtcatgtaaattatcaagttattatacatgtgttgtttatgatcttgcatgctctccgtttctagtagaggctctagccaagtttttacttttaactccaagagggagtacttatgctcgatagtgggttcatgcctgcattgacacacagggagtgacgaaacccctaaggttgtgttgtcgttgttgccactagggataaaacattggcgctatgtccgaggatgtagttgttgattacattacgcaccatacttaatgcaattgtctgttgtttgcaacttaatactggaggggttcggatgataactttgaaggtggactttttaggcatagatgcgagttggatggcggtctatgtactttgtcgtaatgcccaattaaatctcactatacttatcatgtcatgtatgtgcattgttatgccctctctatttgtcaattgcccgactgtaatttgttcacccaacatgcttttatcttatgggagagacacctctagtgagctcgtggacccggtccattctttaatacttgaaatacaaatctgctcgcaatacttgttttactattttctctgcaaacaatcatcttccacacaatacggttaatcctttgttacagcaagccggtgagattgacaacctcactcgtttcgttggggcaaagtactttggttgtgttgtgcgggttccacgttggcgccggaatctccggtgttgcgccgcactacatcccgccgccatcaaccttcaacgtgcttcttggctcctcctggttcgataaaccttggtttctttacgaggaaaacttgcttgctgtgcgcatcataccttcctcttggggttgcccaacgaacgtgtgaaatacacgccatcaagctctttttacggcgccgttgtcggggagatcaagacacggctgcagggagtctccacttctcaatctctttactttgtttttgtcttgctttattttatttactactttgtttgctgcattatatcaaaacacaaaaaattagttgctagttttactttatttactgtcttgcactctatatcaaaaaaaaaacacaaaaaaattagtttacttgcatttactttatctagtttgctttatttactattgctaaaatggccaaccctgaaaatactaagttgtgtgacttcactagcacaaataataatgatttcctatgcacacctattgctccacctgctactacagcagaattctttgaaattaaacccgctttactaaatcttgtcatgagagagcaattttcggtgttagttctaatgatgcttgctgcccatctcaataattttgttgaactatgtgaaatgcaaaagtataaagatgtagatggtgacattataaaattaaaattgttccctttctcattaagaggaagagctaaagattggttgctatctctgcctaagaatagtattgattcctggactaaatgcaaggatgcttttattggtagatattatccccctgctaaaattatatctttgaggagtagcataatgaattttaaacaattggataatgaacatgttgctcaagcttgggaaagaatgaaatctctggttaaaaattgcccaacccatggactgactacttggatgatcatccaaaccttctatgcgggactaaatttttcttcgcggaatttattggattcagctgctggaggtacctttatgtccatcactcttggtgaagcaacaaagcttcttgataatatgatggttaattactctgaatggcacacggaaagagctccacaaggtaagaaggtaaattctgttgaagaatcctcttccttgaatgataaggttgatgctattatgtctatgcttgcgaatgataggactaatgttgatcctaataatgttccattagcttcattggttgcccaagaagaacatgttgatgtaaacttcattaaaaataataatttcaacaacaatgcttatcggaacaattctagtaataactataggccatatccttataataatggtaacggttatgctaattcttatgggaattcttacaacaataataggaatacaccccctggacttgaagccatgcttaaagaatttattagtacacaaactgcctttaacaaatctgttgaggaaaagctcaataaaattgatattcttgtttctagagttgatagtcttgcctccgatgttgatcttttgaaatcgaaagttatgcctaatagggatattgaaaataaaattgttactacagcaaatgccatccaagttagaattaatgagaatataagattaatggctgaactgcgtgctaggtgggatagagaagaaaaggaaaaactagctaaaaaagaaaatgtagctaaagtttggactattaccaccactagcaatgctaatgattcatatgttgctgcacctcctactatccatgataaaataattggtgttggcaatgcttctactcctagtgcaaagcgcgcaaaattacctgaaaccgctaaaactgctgaagctgcttgtgataaagctgctgaaatttttccaaccttggggatgataattccattgctttagattgtaatgatttagattttgatgattgccacatctctgaagttataaagttcttacaaaaacttgctaaaagtcccaatgctagtgctataaatttggctttcacaaaacatattacaaatgctctcataaaagctagagaagagaaactaaaacttgaaacttctattcctagaaagctagaggatggttgggagcccatcattaaaatgagaatcaaagattttgattgtaatgctttatgtgatcttggtgcaagtatttctgttatgcctaaaaaagtctatgatatgcttgacttgccaccattgaagaattgttatttggatgttaatctcgctgataatgctaaaaagaaacctttggggaaagttgataatgttcatattatggttaacaataaccttgtccccgttgatttttttgtcttggatattgaatgcaatgcatcttgccccattatattgggaagaccttttcttcgaaccgttggtgctactattgatatgaaggaaggtaatattaaatatcaatttcctctcaagaaaggtatggaacacttccctagaaagagaatgaagttaccttatgattctatcattagaacaaattatgatgttgatgcttcatctttcgatgttacttgagttacactttcgcgcctaggctgaaaggcattaaagaaaagcgcttatgggagacaacccatgtttttactccagtatttttgttttatatttgtatcttggaagttgtttactactgtagcaacctctccttatcttagttttgagttttgttttgccaagtaaagtctttgatagaaaagtaagtactagatttggattacttgcgcagttccagatttctttctttgtcacgaatctgggtctatcttcctgtaggtagctcagaaaattacgccaatttacgagcatgatcctcagatatgtacgcaactttcattcaatttgagcattttcgtttgagcaagtctggtggcctaataaaatccatctttacggactgttctgttttgacagattctgtcttttatttcgcattgcctcttttgctatgttggatgaatttctttgatccactaatgtccagtagctttatgcaatgtccagaagtgttaagaatgattgtgtcacctctgaacatgtgaatttttattatgcactaaccctctaatgagttgtttcgagtttggtgtggaggaagttttcaagggtcaagagaggagtatgatgcaatatgatcaaggagagtgaaagctctaagcttggggatgccccggtggttcacccctgcatatattaagaagactcaagcgtctaagcttggggatgcccaaggcatccccttcttcatcgacaacattatcgagttcctccccgaaactatatttttatt
Proteins encoded:
- the LOC124682234 gene encoding calmodulin-1; the encoded protein is MADQLTDDQIAEFKEAFSLFDKDGDGCITTKELGTVMRSLGQNPTEAELQDMINEVDADGNGTIDFPEFLNLMARKMKDTDSEEELKEAFRVFDKDQNGFISAAELRHVMTNLGEKLTDEEVDEMIREADVDGDGQINYEEFVKVMMAK